A region of Pontiella agarivorans DNA encodes the following proteins:
- a CDS encoding polysaccharide lyase family 8 super-sandwich domain-containing protein: protein MNRIIISWILSFWVVWTTQAKTNVIYVDFGPAGDAYSDVTDQYNNISSPSSISLKDRLGKTSGITLQYAHYAGTYNYASGTPRDAVSGISTNLTNDRLYAGTGGSANLGEFGLTLTLSGLDLEGHCTIDVIPSPTGISSTWKIVTGTGDTTEYIQDGTTKSTYFSWKNIYPDTNGTVVITGRAITNSKWKNVGISGLKVSVHAAPTRFHVASLNDQQVEIEATGMDLDYQYNLEYCTNLFSNEWQSIDGTVFAVKEHRWNQTNDAPVAFFRLNGQDKMIDIQKVHSQFIDYFAENAPNDATTQANLDSMQADGTWPDVDYESQQRSGWPTTIHLTRLTSMAQSYVDSRSSFYKDPVLLDAILLGLQHWLDEDYKNPNWFTWKISVPLYFLRTFTLLGDDLPVSMYTEGRSKIFKNTAMDMTGANQVSLATKVFMRGLLDKDISLMHQASTVLWNELYITTEEGIQPDWSYHQHGPQQQFGNYGLGMTALMIEQGLYMRDTLYAPVASRLEILRNFMLEGEAWVIWKGRMDLSGVGRNFYPNTQTLRGTKVANQLRDMIKIDPAARVAYEQVIDSTNPRPGHRSFWRSELAVHRRPEWYSSVKMTSTRVVGTETANEQNLLGAHLADGVLYLYQTGAEYEDVTGLWDWHRLPGTTCDQGNDNLLPNGWNNEYGKSPYAGVLNDGENGMAAMIYKRKNLSARKAWFFGADTVTCLGAGIGGSTSGSVYTSVEQSWLNGPVTTASGPLTTGTNTLAAGTWVQHNNIGYHLLQPATVNFGEVTGDWQDINGFYENGAITGDVFSIWIDHGASPVNASYAYTLYPQTDGTQMADAILNNETKILSQTEDLLAIENSVGVQAVFYSAGSLASQSGILVEVNQPCLLMLKNDRVIVSDPLHSAETITVTIGGVARQIVLPTDGNAGQQVSLDRSLFAE, encoded by the coding sequence ATGAATAGAATAATCATAAGTTGGATACTGTCATTCTGGGTAGTATGGACCACTCAAGCTAAAACGAATGTGATCTATGTTGATTTCGGCCCTGCTGGCGACGCCTATTCCGACGTAACCGATCAATATAACAATATCAGCTCTCCGAGTTCGATCAGCCTGAAAGACCGGTTAGGAAAAACAAGCGGCATCACTCTTCAATATGCACACTATGCCGGCACGTATAATTATGCCTCTGGAACTCCGCGTGATGCCGTATCCGGGATCAGCACCAACCTGACAAATGATCGCCTCTATGCCGGAACGGGAGGCTCAGCTAACCTGGGCGAATTCGGGCTCACCTTAACCCTTTCTGGCTTGGATTTGGAGGGGCACTGTACTATTGACGTCATTCCCAGCCCAACCGGTATTTCGAGCACCTGGAAAATCGTAACCGGAACAGGCGACACGACAGAATATATTCAAGACGGTACCACGAAGAGCACTTATTTTTCATGGAAAAACATTTACCCCGACACCAATGGCACCGTTGTCATTACCGGCAGGGCCATCACCAACTCAAAATGGAAGAATGTAGGCATTTCCGGTCTAAAGGTTTCGGTGCATGCTGCGCCCACTCGTTTCCATGTAGCCTCGCTGAATGATCAGCAGGTAGAGATCGAGGCCACCGGAATGGATCTGGATTACCAATATAATCTGGAATATTGCACCAACCTATTTTCGAATGAGTGGCAATCAATTGATGGCACCGTTTTTGCCGTTAAAGAGCATCGCTGGAACCAAACCAACGACGCCCCTGTCGCCTTTTTTCGCCTCAACGGCCAGGACAAGATGATTGATATTCAAAAAGTGCACTCTCAGTTTATTGATTATTTCGCAGAGAACGCCCCCAACGACGCCACTACGCAAGCCAATCTGGACAGCATGCAGGCTGACGGCACCTGGCCAGATGTCGATTATGAGAGTCAGCAGCGCTCCGGCTGGCCCACCACGATTCATTTGACCCGACTGACCTCGATGGCTCAATCCTATGTCGATAGCCGCTCCAGTTTTTATAAAGATCCCGTCCTGCTCGATGCCATCCTGCTAGGGCTCCAGCATTGGTTGGATGAAGACTATAAAAATCCAAACTGGTTTACCTGGAAAATCAGTGTACCCCTTTACTTTTTACGCACATTCACCCTGCTTGGGGATGACCTTCCTGTATCCATGTATACCGAAGGGCGTTCGAAAATCTTTAAGAACACCGCGATGGATATGACCGGTGCCAATCAGGTTAGTTTGGCCACAAAAGTGTTCATGCGCGGTTTATTAGACAAAGATATTTCGCTTATGCATCAGGCCAGCACCGTACTATGGAACGAACTATACATCACCACCGAAGAAGGCATTCAGCCGGACTGGAGTTACCACCAGCATGGACCGCAACAGCAGTTTGGTAATTATGGTTTAGGCATGACCGCCTTGATGATTGAACAAGGCCTATACATGCGCGATACCCTTTATGCCCCCGTAGCCTCGCGTCTTGAAATTTTGCGCAACTTTATGCTCGAAGGGGAAGCCTGGGTGATCTGGAAGGGACGGATGGATCTCAGCGGAGTCGGGCGCAACTTTTATCCGAACACGCAGACCTTGCGAGGCACCAAAGTGGCCAATCAACTTCGGGATATGATCAAGATCGATCCCGCCGCAAGGGTTGCCTATGAACAGGTGATTGATTCAACAAACCCTCGTCCCGGTCATCGTTCCTTCTGGCGCTCCGAGCTGGCTGTTCACCGTCGCCCGGAATGGTATAGTTCCGTAAAAATGACCTCCACGCGAGTCGTCGGCACCGAAACGGCGAATGAACAAAATCTATTGGGCGCTCATCTTGCCGACGGTGTGCTTTATCTCTACCAAACCGGCGCAGAATATGAGGATGTAACCGGCCTATGGGACTGGCACCGACTCCCCGGAACGACGTGCGATCAGGGGAACGACAACCTGCTCCCCAATGGCTGGAATAATGAGTATGGAAAATCGCCCTATGCCGGTGTCTTAAACGACGGCGAAAATGGTATGGCCGCGATGATTTATAAGCGTAAGAATCTGTCCGCCCGCAAAGCCTGGTTCTTCGGTGCCGACACAGTTACGTGCCTGGGCGCAGGCATCGGCGGAAGCACCTCCGGCTCCGTTTATACCTCCGTAGAGCAATCTTGGCTCAATGGTCCTGTAACTACCGCTTCAGGCCCTTTAACAACCGGTACCAATACACTGGCAGCTGGCACCTGGGTTCAACACAACAATATCGGCTACCATCTTCTCCAACCCGCCACCGTTAATTTCGGAGAAGTAACCGGAGACTGGCAGGATATCAATGGGTTCTATGAAAATGGTGCCATCACCGGTGATGTATTCAGCATTTGGATTGACCATGGGGCCTCACCCGTCAACGCCAGCTATGCATATACGCTCTACCCACAAACCGATGGAACCCAAATGGCTGATGCCATTCTGAATAATGAAACCAAGATTCTCAGCCAAACTGAAGACCTGTTAGCCATTGAAAACTCCGTTGGTGTTCAGGCCGTATTTTATAGCGCCGGAAGCCTCGCCAGCCAAAGCGGCATCCTTGTTGAAGTCAATCAACCCTGCCTGCTCATGTTGAAAAACGACCGCGTCATCGTCAGTGATCCGCTTCATTCCGCGGAAACCATCACTGTCACCATCGGTGGTGTTGCCCGGCAGATTGTGCTCCCCACTGACGGGAATGCAGGGCAACAGGTTTCCTTAGACCGAAGCCTCTTCGCCGAGTAA
- a CDS encoding glycoside hydrolase family 2 protein, translated as MKNMIFSALFFLVQHSLGISMEMNSEGPSTMVLAASGLAPEIDYQLQGSDSLTASNWMSQGAVVSNAAMHDWLVSSEAPTAFFRLSESTMPPLKNPWANVQVMNDDWLYLERDTETLPADDDSAYEQITLPHSWNAFDSVHSNDYRRASSWYRKNLVVTPDQLSERLYLRFKGAAQRARVYLNGSELSFHNGGYSAFVCELTGQVSAGTNRVDVWVNNETVSDVAPQAKPANKTPDFNSYGGLYRSVQLISAPEISIARNYYGGPGFRLWSESVSEAEADLKVKVCVDNGSASAQSVDVGVKVLDLDGSVVSFGSHTVEVSAGSFTNVLVAMPSLVTPRLWSPERPERYQVAIELKQSGALIDSATTRYGFRSFAITANNGFFLNGEPYKLRGVNRHQDYFEKANALSLEQHWRDLLLIKEAGCNWLRLAHYQQDEYVVQLCDEMGLLVWEEVPYLGGNISAMEPTLRSMMKEMIEQHFNHAAIVIWGMGNEVWANENLRQYLLRMKELVHQEDPLRKAGYVTGDTDNTSDAGIGGAVDVLGYNLYRGWYGNSYTDLTDRLNELHAKDPDTPLILTEFGAGSDLTIRKENPRSKDFSIEYQNDFLESHLQQIQQIDWLCGANWWAFCDFGSVWRGDSMPHINQKGMVTFKRDKKPGFYLMKSYWNDEPVVYIEAAEWTPRDGDSNKVYRVFSNMNEVEFFQNGVSLGTQSNLFSWSVALANGTNTLSAVGRSGSVMRTHTCDILFGEVIPVSGITVTDYEAGNPGPHLVDGDLSTRWAAEGTPTITYDMGEMKQVSGLDIKFYKGDERTYGLDISGSVDGQNWSEYFSGSSSLNSGLVRFDFSGTQSIRFIRIQSHGNSANNWNSYYELIPVEVP; from the coding sequence ATGAAAAATATGATCTTTAGTGCACTGTTTTTTCTGGTACAGCACTCATTAGGAATCTCGATGGAAATGAATTCGGAGGGGCCGTCTACCATGGTGTTGGCGGCGAGCGGCCTTGCTCCCGAAATAGACTATCAGCTTCAGGGGAGCGATAGCCTGACCGCTTCCAACTGGATGAGTCAGGGGGCGGTCGTTTCCAATGCGGCGATGCATGACTGGCTTGTTTCCTCAGAAGCGCCAACAGCTTTTTTCCGTCTTAGCGAAAGTACGATGCCGCCCCTGAAAAATCCGTGGGCGAATGTGCAGGTCATGAATGATGACTGGCTTTATCTGGAGCGCGATACCGAAACACTTCCGGCGGATGATGACAGCGCTTATGAACAGATTACCCTGCCTCATTCGTGGAATGCTTTTGATTCGGTGCATAGCAATGATTACCGGCGGGCATCGTCCTGGTACCGGAAGAATCTGGTGGTTACGCCGGATCAACTTTCCGAACGTTTGTATCTTCGTTTTAAAGGAGCCGCGCAACGAGCACGGGTCTATCTGAACGGATCGGAACTATCGTTTCATAACGGAGGGTACAGCGCTTTTGTCTGCGAGTTGACAGGACAGGTTTCGGCGGGTACCAACCGGGTTGATGTCTGGGTGAATAATGAAACGGTGAGCGATGTTGCCCCGCAGGCCAAACCCGCCAATAAAACCCCGGACTTTAATTCGTATGGAGGGCTGTACCGCTCGGTTCAGCTGATTTCTGCCCCGGAGATTTCGATTGCCCGCAACTATTATGGCGGCCCCGGATTCAGGCTGTGGAGTGAGTCTGTCAGTGAGGCGGAAGCGGATCTGAAGGTGAAGGTCTGTGTGGATAACGGATCGGCATCGGCACAATCCGTGGATGTCGGGGTTAAGGTACTGGATCTGGATGGTTCGGTGGTTTCTTTCGGGAGCCACACGGTAGAAGTCAGCGCCGGGTCTTTTACGAATGTCCTGGTTGCCATGCCGAGTCTGGTGACGCCGCGGTTGTGGAGTCCTGAACGGCCGGAGCGCTATCAAGTGGCTATTGAGCTGAAACAATCGGGCGCGTTAATTGATTCCGCTACGACCCGCTATGGTTTCCGTTCGTTCGCGATAACGGCGAATAATGGATTTTTCCTGAACGGGGAGCCGTACAAACTGCGCGGGGTCAACCGTCATCAGGACTATTTTGAGAAAGCCAATGCGCTTTCGTTGGAGCAGCATTGGCGCGATTTGCTGTTGATTAAGGAAGCGGGGTGCAACTGGCTGCGCCTGGCCCACTATCAGCAGGATGAATATGTCGTGCAGCTTTGTGACGAAATGGGGCTGCTGGTCTGGGAGGAAGTTCCATACCTTGGAGGAAATATTTCGGCGATGGAACCCACGTTGCGCTCCATGATGAAAGAGATGATTGAGCAGCACTTCAACCATGCTGCCATTGTGATTTGGGGCATGGGCAACGAAGTGTGGGCGAACGAGAATTTAAGGCAGTATCTGCTTCGAATGAAAGAGCTGGTTCATCAGGAGGATCCGTTGCGCAAAGCGGGTTATGTGACTGGGGATACTGACAATACATCCGATGCAGGCATTGGCGGTGCCGTCGATGTGCTGGGGTATAACCTCTATCGCGGTTGGTATGGTAATTCGTACACAGACCTGACGGATCGACTGAATGAACTGCACGCGAAGGATCCGGATACACCGTTAATTCTGACCGAGTTCGGGGCGGGTTCCGATTTGACGATTCGAAAGGAGAACCCGCGCTCAAAGGATTTCAGTATTGAATATCAGAATGATTTTCTGGAGTCGCATCTGCAACAGATTCAGCAGATTGATTGGCTTTGCGGAGCCAATTGGTGGGCGTTCTGCGATTTCGGTTCCGTGTGGCGCGGCGATTCTATGCCGCATATCAACCAGAAGGGAATGGTTACCTTTAAACGCGATAAAAAGCCGGGCTTTTATCTGATGAAATCCTACTGGAACGATGAGCCGGTGGTGTACATAGAAGCGGCTGAATGGACCCCGCGGGATGGCGATTCCAATAAGGTCTATCGCGTTTTCTCCAACATGAATGAAGTGGAGTTTTTCCAGAACGGCGTTTCACTCGGTACGCAATCCAATCTGTTTTCATGGTCGGTGGCTTTGGCAAATGGAACAAATACCCTGTCAGCCGTCGGGCGTTCCGGCTCTGTGATGCGCACGCATACCTGTGACATTCTGTTTGGAGAAGTCATCCCTGTTTCCGGGATCACCGTAACCGATTATGAAGCAGGTAACCCCGGTCCGCATTTGGTGGATGGTGATTTGTCCACTCGTTGGGCTGCTGAGGGAACACCTACCATTACCTATGACATGGGCGAAATGAAGCAGGTTTCGGGGCTTGATATCAAATTTTATAAAGGTGATGAACGAACATACGGTCTGGATATCAGCGGATCGGTGGATGGGCAGAACTGGAGTGAATATTTTTCCGGCAGCAGTTCGTTAAATTCCGGTTTGGTACGTTTTGACTTTTCCGGGACGCAGTCCATTCGGTTTATTCGCATTCAGTCGCACGGAAACAGTGCAAATAATTGGAACAGTTATTATGAGCTTATCCCCGTCGAGGTTCCTTAG
- a CDS encoding DNRLRE domain-containing protein translates to MSKILTMLLSILGCVGFVNAENFILDVQQDTFIQASTKDTNFGSDTNTFVRSANPSQNWGRVGYYQFDISSITEAQLNAAVSAELTLHIQSLASTSGAGEIRVYGLTDSWDETALTWNTAPMKYINTYGDVTGSPAPLFDTADATHANLGIVAGEAYEMASANMLTFLRDAKAAGNDEVTFVVAPYNDPAANFGFYAYSKEEASGTKGASLLIADSGGLALTSVQVFGPSEIYEETTGQYTCLAFFDDGSTNDVTNTAIWSEDNDTTTISAGVLTAGAVDFSQTVTVAASYTYGTVTEDDAVTVTVNDRPVPPPPVVTTVLLNEDFEGTMTNFTWIVNVADAANSNAYSSTTGVNHATGAAEGSAAHVGDGLSASGDNTLAAGWIQANDLLVDPASNFTMTVDFKFEQESNYDDCQIFIGDLNGKSYYRLGLSESTDAQSAYLIEGGVRNGTALGVYAPALVDDTWYTATVGWDAAAETLTLHVEEVAGSSNVLIFASVLDGSGDKVSLKDLAAGGVQFGFGTFNDRASCDNVVIAGTALRTLTDPSFTEDFENGGIAHFTWVMNSVTSINENAISTINGVNHETGAEEGTALHVGDGLVSIDNHQASGWALWDGVSVDPKYDFVLVADVKYENEGGYDDALLFVGDMDDKSYYRLSLGENDVSKQMWAVTNGVKYGLVTNTNGTQTATLPPTVYYTGSSLADDTWYTTMVEWDADTESMSFSVSGLSGSGSSSFSDVLLDGSSSNNPAFMSMAASGVQFGFGTFNDRASFDNMAVYVFLPPFNPDDLAYDIIDITSSNMTISIDAAEGLTYELQWDENLMIAPTWAPVEVVATTGTNTVHTFNLPDTGAATSFFRLIAK, encoded by the coding sequence ATGAGTAAAATATTAACAATGCTATTAAGCATTCTGGGATGCGTGGGCTTCGTGAATGCGGAGAATTTTATACTGGATGTTCAGCAGGATACATTCATTCAGGCATCAACCAAGGACACCAACTTTGGAAGCGATACGAACACGTTTGTCCGTTCTGCCAACCCATCTCAGAACTGGGGGCGTGTGGGCTATTATCAGTTTGATATCAGCTCGATAACAGAAGCGCAGCTGAATGCTGCGGTGAGTGCCGAGCTGACGTTGCATATACAGAGTTTGGCCTCTACGAGCGGTGCCGGTGAAATACGTGTTTACGGGCTCACCGACTCCTGGGATGAAACAGCCCTAACATGGAATACCGCACCGATGAAATATATTAATACCTACGGGGACGTGACCGGCTCTCCTGCGCCTTTGTTTGATACAGCTGACGCCACCCATGCGAATCTGGGTATTGTGGCGGGGGAAGCCTATGAAATGGCATCGGCCAATATGTTGACCTTCCTGAGGGATGCCAAGGCCGCAGGGAATGATGAAGTAACCTTCGTTGTTGCCCCATACAATGATCCGGCGGCTAATTTTGGTTTTTACGCTTATTCCAAAGAAGAAGCCTCCGGAACAAAAGGGGCTTCGCTTCTGATTGCTGACTCGGGCGGCTTGGCTCTGACTTCTGTTCAGGTTTTCGGTCCGTCGGAGATCTATGAAGAGACAACGGGTCAATATACCTGTCTGGCATTTTTTGACGATGGCAGCACGAATGATGTTACCAATACCGCCATATGGTCTGAGGACAATGATACGACTACTATTTCCGCCGGGGTTCTGACGGCCGGGGCAGTTGATTTCTCTCAGACGGTTACGGTTGCGGCAAGTTATACCTACGGCACCGTGACAGAAGACGATGCTGTGACGGTTACAGTGAACGATCGTCCGGTGCCGCCTCCTCCAGTCGTGACGACCGTGTTGTTGAACGAAGATTTTGAAGGCACAATGACCAACTTTACGTGGATCGTGAATGTGGCTGATGCAGCAAATTCCAATGCGTATTCATCTACTACAGGCGTTAATCATGCTACCGGAGCAGCCGAAGGGTCGGCAGCACATGTCGGCGATGGGTTGAGCGCCAGTGGCGACAACACGCTTGCCGCCGGCTGGATACAGGCGAACGACCTGCTGGTCGACCCGGCATCGAACTTTACGATGACGGTTGATTTCAAGTTTGAGCAGGAATCCAATTACGATGACTGCCAGATCTTTATCGGCGATCTTAACGGAAAAAGTTATTACCGACTGGGACTCAGTGAAAGTACGGACGCCCAAAGTGCATATCTGATTGAAGGCGGCGTTCGCAACGGTACTGCGCTTGGAGTGTATGCTCCGGCTTTAGTTGACGATACCTGGTACACGGCAACGGTTGGCTGGGATGCTGCAGCGGAAACCCTGACTCTTCATGTAGAGGAAGTGGCAGGCTCATCTAATGTGCTGATATTTGCGAGCGTACTGGATGGTTCCGGCGATAAAGTGTCTCTTAAGGATCTGGCCGCCGGAGGGGTGCAGTTTGGCTTCGGAACGTTCAACGATCGGGCCAGCTGTGACAATGTTGTTATTGCGGGTACTGCTTTGCGTACGCTTACCGATCCGTCCTTTACCGAGGATTTTGAGAATGGCGGTATTGCCCACTTTACCTGGGTCATGAACTCAGTGACTTCCATCAATGAAAATGCAATCTCAACGATCAACGGGGTCAATCATGAAACAGGAGCCGAGGAAGGAACGGCCCTGCATGTCGGTGACGGGCTTGTAAGCATCGATAACCATCAGGCTTCAGGCTGGGCATTATGGGACGGTGTTTCCGTTGACCCGAAATATGATTTCGTGCTGGTGGCTGATGTGAAATATGAGAATGAAGGCGGCTATGATGATGCACTGCTCTTTGTGGGTGATATGGATGATAAAAGCTATTACCGTCTAAGTCTGGGTGAAAACGATGTTTCGAAACAGATGTGGGCAGTAACCAATGGGGTTAAATATGGTTTGGTGACCAACACAAATGGGACACAGACAGCAACTTTGCCGCCTACCGTCTATTATACTGGAAGTTCGCTCGCGGACGATACCTGGTACACCACCATGGTCGAGTGGGATGCAGACACCGAAAGCATGTCCTTCAGCGTAAGCGGACTGAGCGGCTCGGGATCTAGTTCATTTTCGGACGTCCTGCTGGATGGCAGTTCCTCCAATAATCCTGCTTTCATGAGCATGGCCGCCAGTGGCGTACAGTTTGGGTTCGGTACGTTTAATGACCGGGCAAGTTTTGACAACATGGCCGTTTATGTGTTCCTGCCTCCGTTTAATCCCGATGATCTGGCATACGACATCATTGATATTACTTCATCAAATATGACGATCTCGATTGATGCTGCTGAAGGTCTTACCTATGAGCTCCAGTGGGACGAAAATCTGATGATTGCACCTACCTGGGCACCGGTTGAAGTGGTTGCCACGACGGGTACAAACACGGTGCATACCTTTAACCTGCCGGATACGGGAGCTGCAACCAGCTTCTTCCGGTTGATTGCTAAATAG
- a CDS encoding glycoside hydrolase family protein, protein MIHKVIKKRCERSACVLAVLVLTMGVCRAKRPPSAYVPPEGLVYGAAFIDRFLPVPVHGELRSDVWGATNVIPRAVENGIEDAEYSYWGGNIIVGDDGKNHLFVCRWPEDNVKGGGKASGHHTWWSSVVVHAVSDNPLGPYKVIDEVGPGHNPEIYRLADGSYKIGVMRKSYHGPTLNGPWTLLDTTLHIKKPGSYINESNKTFVPREDGSVLMMNKNGVVFISEKGDENFVQVTGGVYPKLPGEYLLEDPVIWKDEVQYNLIVNDCWGRAAFYMRSKDGLKWKWAPGLAYTPDIMKHEGGTSEKWWKFERPKVRQDQYGRATHMNFAVIDVYKDDDLANDNHSSKNIVIPLEVPRRLQILNTAPITAATAEIKVKILAEEGFDPRRDVDRTSLSFGAPEAVNFGKGCAPISTEVSGADLLVTFAGRGNGISPDHYAAKLIGRKTDGSLLFGFATLPTAVVADE, encoded by the coding sequence ATGATCCATAAAGTAATTAAAAAAAGATGTGAACGAAGTGCGTGTGTTCTCGCGGTTTTGGTTCTTACAATGGGGGTGTGCCGGGCAAAGCGGCCGCCGTCTGCTTATGTCCCGCCGGAAGGGTTGGTTTATGGAGCGGCATTTATTGATCGGTTTCTACCTGTTCCGGTTCACGGTGAATTGCGCTCTGATGTTTGGGGCGCGACCAATGTGATTCCGCGCGCGGTTGAAAACGGAATCGAGGATGCCGAATATTCCTATTGGGGCGGAAATATTATTGTGGGGGATGACGGCAAAAACCATCTGTTCGTATGCCGCTGGCCGGAAGATAATGTAAAGGGCGGGGGCAAAGCCTCCGGGCATCATACGTGGTGGTCTTCAGTTGTCGTGCATGCCGTCAGCGATAACCCGCTGGGTCCGTATAAGGTGATCGATGAAGTCGGTCCGGGGCACAATCCGGAGATCTATCGCCTGGCGGACGGAAGCTATAAAATCGGAGTGATGCGTAAATCCTATCATGGCCCGACGCTGAATGGTCCCTGGACGCTTCTGGACACGACTCTGCACATCAAAAAGCCGGGAAGTTACATCAATGAATCCAATAAAACATTTGTGCCCCGTGAAGATGGGAGTGTGCTGATGATGAACAAGAACGGCGTTGTTTTTATCAGTGAAAAAGGGGATGAAAATTTTGTTCAGGTCACCGGCGGTGTATATCCCAAACTGCCCGGCGAATATCTTCTGGAAGATCCCGTCATCTGGAAAGACGAGGTGCAATATAATCTGATTGTGAACGACTGCTGGGGACGCGCGGCTTTTTATATGCGTTCGAAAGATGGACTTAAATGGAAATGGGCACCGGGACTGGCCTATACCCCGGATATTATGAAACATGAGGGCGGAACGTCGGAGAAATGGTGGAAGTTTGAGCGGCCGAAAGTCCGGCAGGATCAATACGGACGGGCAACGCATATGAATTTTGCTGTGATCGATGTTTATAAAGATGATGATCTGGCCAACGACAACCACAGCTCAAAAAATATAGTTATTCCGTTGGAGGTCCCGCGTCGTCTTCAGATTTTGAATACGGCGCCCATCACGGCGGCTACTGCGGAAATTAAAGTTAAAATTTTGGCAGAAGAAGGTTTTGATCCCCGTCGGGATGTGGACCGGACATCGTTGTCTTTCGGCGCGCCGGAAGCGGTTAATTTCGGAAAAGGCTGTGCGCCCATTTCAACAGAGGTTTCGGGAGCGGATTTGCTGGTTACCTTTGCTGGCCGGGGAAATGGAATCTCTCCGGATCATTATGCCGCAAAGTTAATCGGCCGTAAAACGGATGGCAGTCTGCTGTTTGGATTTGCAACGTTGCCGACGGCTGTTGTTGCGGACGAGTAG